A genomic region of Candidatus Krumholzibacteriota bacterium contains the following coding sequences:
- a CDS encoding O-antigen ligase family protein, translating into MNEREHIAAPGRTTGRSRFRWLRPSAIVLGMGILVGSQIASPAKRVIEAIVGVVVVLVLWNFSTIGALWFLVVMYPFPFAISLGTSNFVFTIVIFLIHMIRVSAGQERFFLDKRVAAPVLFLVGTYILSLYNVLGVQPMLLQRSALLHTGNFIAAALFFFMIISFVDNEKALERTVKFMVVCSTLVVIFTVVEMLYPGRTLIPFWLYTRHRAQLIMRDIRMGGPFHDFELVAEFFAINILILLFMVVRARRMLWRGLYLFLLVSNLAMMLATITRGAFISLFIGLAYLTILSRRDLDIVRFVGIAAGFALLIVILETFVSQYTTSGSLFERLLKTTFERGVVPTNRMAAWSGAIERGMEHPFIGKGPGWDFASGLDKGLWPHNVYLFYFNITGIVGLAAFLFFLWRIFRMTTPAIHASIVTASFPVAFLKILHVCFVLFAVDQLKIEYLRNEKYVFFIWLLFAMIAATSNIVRKQERERNRSAPVLAPSSGGGPT; encoded by the coding sequence ATGAACGAACGTGAACACATCGCGGCGCCGGGCCGGACAACCGGGCGCTCCCGCTTCCGGTGGCTCAGGCCGTCGGCGATAGTGCTGGGGATGGGCATCCTCGTCGGCTCGCAGATCGCCTCGCCGGCGAAGCGGGTGATCGAGGCGATCGTCGGGGTCGTCGTCGTTCTCGTTCTCTGGAACTTCTCCACGATCGGCGCGCTCTGGTTCCTCGTGGTGATGTACCCCTTCCCCTTCGCCATCTCGCTCGGGACGTCCAACTTCGTCTTCACGATCGTGATCTTCCTGATCCACATGATCCGCGTGTCGGCCGGGCAGGAACGCTTCTTTCTCGACAAACGGGTCGCCGCGCCGGTGCTCTTCCTCGTCGGCACCTACATCCTCTCGCTGTACAACGTCCTCGGGGTGCAGCCCATGCTGCTGCAGCGTTCGGCGCTCCTTCATACGGGCAACTTCATCGCCGCCGCCCTCTTCTTCTTCATGATCATCTCCTTCGTCGACAACGAGAAGGCCCTCGAGCGGACCGTCAAGTTCATGGTCGTCTGTTCCACCCTGGTGGTCATCTTCACGGTGGTAGAGATGCTCTATCCCGGCCGTACCCTGATCCCCTTCTGGCTCTACACGCGCCATCGCGCCCAGCTGATCATGCGGGACATCCGGATGGGAGGGCCATTCCACGATTTCGAGCTCGTCGCCGAATTCTTCGCGATCAACATCCTGATCCTCCTCTTCATGGTCGTCCGCGCCAGGCGGATGCTCTGGCGCGGCCTCTACCTCTTCCTGCTCGTCTCGAACCTGGCGATGATGCTCGCCACGATCACCAGGGGGGCGTTCATCTCGCTCTTCATCGGTCTCGCCTACCTGACGATCCTCTCGCGCCGCGATCTCGACATCGTCCGGTTCGTCGGCATCGCGGCGGGCTTCGCCCTGCTGATCGTCATACTGGAGACCTTCGTCTCGCAGTACACGACCTCGGGCTCCCTCTTCGAACGTCTTCTCAAGACGACCTTCGAGCGGGGGGTGGTGCCCACCAACCGGATGGCCGCCTGGAGCGGCGCGATCGAGCGGGGGATGGAGCATCCATTCATCGGGAAGGGTCCCGGGTGGGATTTCGCGAGCGGCCTCGACAAGGGGCTCTGGCCGCACAACGTCTACCTCTTCTATTTCAACATCACGGGGATCGTCGGCCTCGCCGCCTTCCTCTTCTTCCTCTGGCGGATCTTCCGGATGACCACGCCGGCGATCCACGCGTCGATCGTCACCGCGTCGTTCCCCGTCGCCTTCCTCAAGATCCTGCACGTCTGCTTCGTCTTGTTCGCGGTCGACCAGCTGAAGATCGAGTACCTCCGCAACGAGAAGTACGTCTTCTTCATCTGGCTGCTCTTCGCGATGATCGCGGCCACGAGCAACATCGTCCGGAAACAGGAACGGGAGCGGAACCGCTCCGCTCCCGTGCTCGCGCCATCGTCCGGGGGCGGCCCTACGTAA